The stretch of DNA aaacaaaattcataatattaattCTAGATCATTTTATACTCTATGTGGTTGTcttagtttaaaattagtacTTTTTGATATTGTTAACTCTTGTTCTAAAGCTACACTTTTTTTAGGTGTGTTACAATGcattatacttaattttatttttctacaaaagGTGGAAAATTTTATAAGACCATATACATGTTAACTCTTAAATCATTGTCACAAACATACAGGGAAAATTGTATTCAAAGTGTGAaagttgtaatattttaaacttcACAAATAAGAGATACTTTATTTGAATTAGTTGAAGCTAGTGGTGATCCTGAAATATAAAGTGAAGCTAATTGTTTAACAACTTATGAGCTAGAAAACTTTGAATTTTTGTTATACATGAATATTTGTATGACATTCGTTTACAGCTAACTCAATCAGTAagaatttacaataaaaaatatgtgcATTGATAAAGCTATTGAACAATTAAAAgatcttctttcatttttcaaaaagtatAGAGAAAATAGATCTGAAAATGCATTGACTTCGACAAGGAAAATTACTTTTGAAATGGATATAGAGcaaaagttttattaaaaacatattagtCATAGAAAGAAACAATATGATGCAAATGTTgacaataaaattgtaaaatatctCCGAGAatcatttaaaattgattacttTTTGTACATTGTAGATAAAACAATTACTTTTTTGGTTGGAGATTGTCTCTACTTTGGTTTGTCAAGTTTTGTGGGTCAACAATTGGTACCATGAGCTCTTAGAGGAAGATGACACATATGTTTGTCTTTCATTCGACATATACACTTTAAGGTTTCTCATGTTTTTCGTGAGGATAATCATTGACAAGttagcttcttctttttttcttttacacatGGGGGAAGTATAAGTGGTTTGATATATTGCCACAACTAATTTTTGAAACCATGATAATTTGTCGAATCTTGAcgaattaaatttctttttagaattatactttaaagaaaattaaaaaatgataaattaattgaatttcttaattatataaaaagaataatttttttttcaaattatagaataattgtaaggcccaattttctgccctaaagttttaagggctgcctttaagctattgggcctaagggttggcccaaaggATAAAACCACCTCAAAGCTTGCCCTAATTCACTCATTCTACACTTTCAGAATCTGCTCCCTTAGTGCTTAGAGTCGCAGCCGTCACTCCGTTAGGGTTTCAACGTTTAACCAgatttaagcctaactcaacctcgTTCTACTCACGTAAGTATTCCCCAACGCATAGCTTCCAATCTCTGGTCTTATTGTGTAGCCAATGTTAATGTTTCCATAACGTACCTACTGCTATTCTTTTTCCAACTCCATAATCCTTTCCTAGAGCTGTGGTGTTCCTCTATTCGGCGTCAAGGTCTTGTGCTAGATTAttcccaggtaagggaagctagaaccctctgGTTGTGTGATGCGTTTTCTGTGGTTGTGTGTTTGTTTCGCGATTGGTTGAGATTGCATGTTGTTGTGAACGTATGAGATGGCTGGAAATATTATTTGGGTGCGAATGTATAGCTGATGCAGGTTGAACAGTGGCGTGGTCTGTTAATCCCGCCCAAGCGActtggtctcgcctaggcgagacttgcagagaaCCAACCCCAAATcgcactcgagctctcgctAAGGCGGAGGGTCTTAGTTTTGAGCGAGGTGTTATCTCCCTTAGGCGAgagacactcgcctaagcgagcttgTGTGGGAGTTCGAGGATGGGTCGCTGCAGTTGCAGCCAAGGCGAGGGGCCTCACTTTTGGGCGAGGGGtgggctcgctcaggcgagggaggaTTCGCCTAAGCGAGTACATGAGAAACACCCATTCGCCTCTGTCGcgaatctcgcctaagcgagggcctgtcgcttaagcgagaggactcctctcacctgagcgagggcctctagcctaagcgagggttGGGCGAGAGGATATGTGGGTACTGTTTGGAATTCTTGTTTGGGGTATTAAGTACATATTTGGTTGTATTGCtatgttaaaatatgaattgaatGAGTATACATGAAATGAgagggtgtatgagttgtgattTATGAGCTTTAACCTGATATGAGTATGATATATGCATGAGATGATTCATGgaattgaaatgatgagtttggtatgagttTGACATGAGACATGAAAGGGTTGGTATCAATGTGGCATGATAATGATATGAGACGAAGTTCCATATTCATGGTTCGAGaataatgagttggtatggtTTGGCTGAGAATACGAAAGAGGTGAATTATGAGAAACTGTAtgtgatgtatatgtatatatgtgtatgcATGCTGAATGcgtttgattgattaagaatgttggtccgtgtcagtgcgtaattccttgggatctctaggtgagattctcagggtcgtgcttcagtggtcgggacgtaatcccatgacccctgttaatgggtgtccatggtggtgccccatctgtataactaggtaaggattcaaggtaaggttgcatcctgacactctaaggagtcagttagtctcagctagagcggactgactcctgtggtgagagtagcaagaggcctgaaattcattaagggctaaccttgtggtgagggaaattgattcattgaaaCACTTGTAAGACATAGCTCGAGGGtaagcagaggtatccaccacaagtgcaagcatccgctgaatccgactaggttatatgtatccggatgagtcgagtcttagtgtattggttgGAAGGTCTTAACATGCCTgtgtgatgtatgtataatgGATTGTGAATATATATCTGATTACTTTGGCGAAATggttttggctctagcttacccttgcttgtttgattgtgttgtatgttgttcttctacttttgcgataatcatcaatttattgatgggagcagatgcgagaagtactcgaggtcaacagggaagggattggttccgctgcatagtctacctgGGCGGGACTTCATGTttctttgggcttttctttagggctatggcccatgtactacTTTATTCTTTAGTACTCTATTTACTATTGTGAAGTCCTTGGATTTCGTTTGTATCCGGCATCGTAGTGTGCCTTGGTTTCTCCTAGCATCCTCTGGATATTGTCAGGAGTAGTGTTTATACTCCAGGGCTTGTCACTAAATTTCTATCTGTGtagcatttcatttaaattaaaattattatttaaatggagtGTTACAATAATATTATCCACTTCATTATAAGTTGTTTTAGTCTAAagaagtttttcaaaattaaaaaaacaaaaaattatttaaaatcaacaATATCTCAAcgaaaattagataaattaaccttaatatctattaaaaaaatactaaataaagtaaataaatttaattcacaaaaaattcaaaaaataaaataaaaatatattttaatataaattaatttattaataaataaaatatccaatttttaaatttgcGAGAAATTTTCTCCTATTAGAACTTATCACTatgaatcaaaatatattataaaaaatagaataaactataaaagttaaatacatagtgaatttttcattttgatacCGAACACATTTACGCACAATAATCaagtagaaaaatatatttaagccaTTGTAGATCTTGATGCTCTTATTAGTTACTGAAAAAAGTGCTGTAATAAAGTAAACGCTAGTTACatgtgttttaaattttagtagTACTTCTATAGTCTAGATTCTCTAGAAGTTTCAATAGTTGTCAAACACTAGCGCAAACATTGAAACACGAGACAACataattgagagaaaaaaaaaaaagacagcTTAATAACGTCTTTATATCTACGTGTAAAGTTACGTTACACAACTACACACGAAGACAGCGTGAGTTGAATATGCATCTCGTAGCCTCGCATGCCTCCTCGGATACCCACACCACACCATAAATAACCATTCATAAAACCACTAACTTCGATTACGTAACTGCCAGTTAATTATCCAACACAATACAGACTGTCACCTAACGTCTCTCTTTCCCTCTCATAaaacctttcttttttttctaaacccTCTCCCACACACACCCCCACCTCATCCCCAACGCGTGCTCCCCACGCTTCTCCTTCAAACACTCTTTGCCTAACGCGTGGACTCAACTACTACCATTAACGCCGTGGATTAGGGTTACACTGCTCAGTTTTCAATAAAGAAACGCTTTAAAATAGTGTTTAGGTCTGTGCCAGTGTGCCCCACTGGTAAAGCTTCGATTTTTCTTCTTACAGAGAGCTCTCACCTATATATAATGCTCTTCTCTTTAATCCCTAAAAACACAAGAAGAAATTTACAAGCCAACTCAACTTGTTGGCATCGTTTGTGCAGAAAATGGCAACCTTTCTTTTGAAAATCTTCTTTCTCTTATCTATCTTCAACATCTCTTTGGCTACAAGGAGGTTGAATGAGTTGGTGCAGAACCCTTCTCAGCTTCTTCATTACCACAATGGCCCCCTTCTCTCTGGCAAAATCTCCATCAACCTCATTTGGTACGGTCACTTCAAACCTTCCCAGAAGGCAATAGTCTCCGATTTCATCACCTCACTCTCACTCTCACCTTCACCCTCACCACCACAAACCACCCAACCATCCGTCGCCTCGTGGTGGAAAACCACCGAGAAATACTACCACCTCAGCAGCAACAAAAAAGCCACCCGTAAACTCTCCTTTTCTCTCAACAAACAGATTCTGGACGAAAGCTACTCGCTTGGGAAATCCCTCACCAACAAGCACCTCCTTGAGTTGGCTTCAAAGGGTGAACACAGAAACGCCGTCAATGTGGTTTTGACATCCGCTGACGTGGCAGTTGAAGGCTTCTGCATGAGCCGATGCGGGACCCACGGTTCCTCCTCGGCGGGACGTACCAAGGGGAACGACAAGAGCTACAAATTCGCTTACGTTTGGGTTGGGAACTCCGAGACTCAGTGCCCGGGTCAATGCGCTTGGCCGTTTCACCAACCCATTTATGGGCCGCAGAGCCCGCCGTTGGTGGCGCCCAACAACGATGTGGGCGTCGATGGAATGGTTATCAACCTGGCGAGCCTGTTGGCTGGGACGGCGACGAACCCGTTCGGGAATGGGTTCTTCCAAGGGCCTCCCGAGGCGCCGCTGGAAGCTGCGTCGGCGTGCCCTGGGGTTTATGGCAAAGGGGCTTACCCTGGTTACGCCGGAAACTTGCTGGTGGATTCTTCTACTGGCGCTAGCTACAATGCGCATGGTGCCAACGGAAGGAAGTTCTTGCTTCCTGCTTTGTATGACCCTTCCACGTCATCGTGCTCCACTCTAGTTTGAGGAGcactatattatattagttgTTAGGGATATATTCATTCATTCCTTCATATGTAGAAGCAAATTATATTGGTTTGCTTTCAAATATcgattaattaatttaagtcATTCATCGTTACTACTATATCTTATTTCCCGAATCATGATAGGTAGAAATGCGTAAATGAACTCGTCCAATTATCATCAGATGATGCAATGTGAGGGGTAACGGGGGTcaattatatttctaatttaaagaaaaagatgcttattctatttattttgactaactagattgttatttaattttttaattaaataaatgtgtaCTTAATTTTTCAAGGCAAAATAATCAATCCATCGTAGttgacaataatttaaaaaagaaaaatttgtcAACACTAAAGTAGAGagaattcttattttatattattactaattataaataatattcataCAAATTTACTTAACAATTCacgtttaaatttaatattcagCATCAGCTTAACTTGACTTGGTCATTAATCTTAGTCAAGTCACCTTGATCAATGACATGAATTAAGTCATCTAAACCATTTATATAAGTTGACTAGTTTTGATCTTTAATCCGGATTAATTTGGTTTCACTAAATTGAGTTAGCTTGATTTTTGATTTAGATATAAGACCTTTAGCTCAAGTTAACTAGTCTCAACCTTTTACCTAGATTGTTCGACTTAATCTTTAATCTGGGTCAACTCAGATCGAtcttagagctgtcaaaatgggttggaattcAAATCATCCCAACCCATCATAGGTTCGGATCAGGTTATGTTgaacttttttacaaatttcagaaCAGATTAATTTTTGACCTAACCTACTTAGAACCTAGTTCACCAACATGTAAATAAAGGGtctcacaaatattttttattatgttaggCTTTGTATTTGGGTCGGGTTGGGGTGTTTTTTTAGCCAATGTAttcataatttgtattttagtgatttttgtttctattttgaGTTCAACATCCTTTTACATTGTAattggattgtattaaaatttatttagattttaatcagaattata from Vigna unguiculata cultivar IT97K-499-35 chromosome 8, ASM411807v1, whole genome shotgun sequence encodes:
- the LOC114195496 gene encoding protein EXORDIUM-like, encoding MATFLLKIFFLLSIFNISLATRRLNELVQNPSQLLHYHNGPLLSGKISINLIWYGHFKPSQKAIVSDFITSLSLSPSPSPPQTTQPSVASWWKTTEKYYHLSSNKKATRKLSFSLNKQILDESYSLGKSLTNKHLLELASKGEHRNAVNVVLTSADVAVEGFCMSRCGTHGSSSAGRTKGNDKSYKFAYVWVGNSETQCPGQCAWPFHQPIYGPQSPPLVAPNNDVGVDGMVINLASLLAGTATNPFGNGFFQGPPEAPLEAASACPGVYGKGAYPGYAGNLLVDSSTGASYNAHGANGRKFLLPALYDPSTSSCSTLV